In one Parabacteroides sp. FAFU027 genomic region, the following are encoded:
- a CDS encoding glycoside hydrolase family 27 protein: MKHKLTVLWALFMAVAISVANAQTTKKYHQWAPTPPLGWNSWDCFGTTVTEQQIKEQADAMVKYLLPSGYKYLTVDIQWYEPEAKGHAYDPNATLTMDEYGRLTPGLKKFPSAADAKGFKQLADYVHSKGLKFGIHIMRGIPRQAVEKNTPVLGTNAKAQDIAIKSSTCAWNPDMYGVDATKPEGQAYYNSIVQMYADWGVDFIKCDDISRPYDNVQQAEIEALRKAIDKTGRPIILSLSPGATPVKMGEHVMNHANMWRITDDFWDRWELLQAMFERLDVWTPFRGPGHFPDADMLPIGIVEFKRPTNFTKNEQYTLMSLWAIGRSPLILGGDMTKLDDFTKEILTNPEMLKVNQHSINNRQVSRNKNLIVWTADVPNSKDKYVALFNAQSKGENVDFNNANQANVKVNFEAIGIKGKAKVRDLWSHKDLGIFNGSFGRELPQHGAGLYRISPVR; encoded by the coding sequence ATGAAACACAAACTTACAGTCCTTTGGGCTCTGTTCATGGCAGTTGCAATTAGTGTTGCAAATGCACAAACAACCAAAAAATACCATCAATGGGCTCCCACACCACCGCTTGGCTGGAACAGTTGGGATTGCTTTGGAACAACAGTTACCGAACAGCAAATAAAAGAACAGGCCGATGCCATGGTAAAATACCTTTTACCCAGCGGATACAAATATCTCACAGTGGATATTCAGTGGTACGAGCCCGAAGCTAAAGGACATGCTTATGATCCTAACGCTACGCTCACGATGGATGAGTACGGTCGCTTAACGCCCGGTCTGAAAAAATTCCCTTCGGCAGCCGACGCCAAAGGGTTCAAACAACTGGCGGACTATGTGCACTCTAAAGGACTGAAATTCGGCATTCATATCATGCGTGGAATTCCCCGTCAGGCTGTTGAGAAGAATACTCCTGTGCTTGGTACAAATGCCAAGGCTCAGGATATTGCCATTAAAAGCTCTACCTGCGCTTGGAACCCTGATATGTATGGCGTAGATGCTACCAAACCGGAAGGTCAGGCTTACTACAACTCTATTGTGCAGATGTATGCCGACTGGGGAGTGGATTTTATCAAATGCGACGATATTTCGCGTCCTTACGACAATGTGCAACAGGCCGAGATTGAGGCTCTTCGTAAGGCGATTGATAAAACTGGTCGCCCGATCATTTTGAGCTTGTCGCCGGGTGCAACGCCGGTTAAGATGGGCGAACATGTTATGAATCATGCCAATATGTGGCGAATCACCGACGATTTTTGGGATCGTTGGGAATTGTTGCAAGCCATGTTTGAGCGTCTGGATGTGTGGACGCCATTTCGTGGGCCGGGTCATTTCCCCGATGCCGATATGCTTCCCATTGGGATTGTAGAATTCAAACGCCCTACCAATTTCACCAAAAATGAACAATATACGCTGATGAGCCTTTGGGCTATCGGGCGTTCGCCGCTTATTCTTGGAGGAGACATGACCAAGCTCGACGATTTCACGAAAGAGATACTCACCAACCCTGAAATGCTCAAGGTAAACCAGCACAGCATAAACAACCGTCAGGTGTCGCGCAATAAAAATCTGATTGTGTGGACGGCCGATGTGCCTAACAGTAAAGACAAATATGTGGCTCTTTTCAATGCGCAAAGCAAGGGTGAGAATGTTGATTTCAACAATGCCAATCAGGCCAATGTAAAAGTAAACTTTGAAGCCATTGGTATAAAAGGCAAAGCCAAAGTGCGCGATTTGTGGAGTCACAAAGACCTTGGAATTTTTAATGGAAGTTTCGGGCGCGAATTACCACAACACGGAGCCGGACTTTATCGGATAAGTCCGGTGCGTTAA
- a CDS encoding L-rhamnose mutarotase, which translates to MHLPILRFCKTMELRNDPALIEAYKKAHAKGAAWPEITQGMKDVGILDMEIYLIGTKLFMIMDTVADFDHDKAMAELATKPRQSEWEAHMSQFQDASADASADQKWQLMERIYKMGE; encoded by the coding sequence ATGCATTTACCGATTCTAAGATTTTGCAAAACCATGGAGTTGCGCAACGACCCAGCCTTAATCGAAGCTTATAAAAAAGCTCATGCAAAAGGTGCTGCATGGCCCGAAATAACGCAGGGGATGAAAGATGTGGGTATTCTTGATATGGAGATATATCTGATCGGCACAAAGCTATTCATGATAATGGATACCGTAGCGGATTTTGATCATGACAAGGCGATGGCTGAACTTGCTACAAAGCCTCGACAAAGCGAATGGGAAGCGCACATGTCACAGTTTCAGGACGCTTCTGCCGACGCTTCTGCTGACCAGAAATGGCAATTGATGGAGCGAATTTATAAGATGGGAGAATGA
- a CDS encoding alpha-L-fucosidase translates to MKAKFLSVVLVLISLNMSAQDKKMVVVNTEKEPVALGKFEPTWESLSQYKAPEWFRNAKFGIWAHWGPQCQPELGDWYGRFMYNEGGWQYNAHVQKYGHPSKFGFKDVINEWKAQNWNPEKLVALYKRVGAQYFFAMANHHDNLDLWNSKYQEWNSVRVGPKKDIVAGWAAAAKKYKLPFGLSVHASHTWTWFETSQRSDTAGALKGVPYDAKLTKADGKGTWWEGLDPQELYEQNHPMSNGSEKNITALWSQWDWDNGASTPDQKYCDKFYNRTMDLINLYHPDLLYFDDSKLPLYPASDAGLKIAAHYYNTNMAQHKGKLEAVLFGKQLTEDQKKCMVWDVERGAPDKPQVNAWQTCTCIGDWHYNRGIYDNGGYKSAATVIRMLIDIVSKNGNLLLNIPVRGDGTIDDKEVTVLEGIAAWMEVNKESIFDTRPWKIIGEGPSVDAVNKLDGAGFNEGKLAYTAKDVRYAQKGNVIYATVMGVPAEDISLKSLVKNLGKQKIKKIELLGSKEKLSWKQNSDVLIIQKPKNIPNDIAVVFKIERK, encoded by the coding sequence ATGAAGGCAAAATTTTTAAGTGTTGTTTTAGTTCTGATATCTTTAAATATGTCAGCGCAGGACAAGAAAATGGTTGTAGTTAACACAGAAAAGGAACCCGTTGCTCTGGGTAAGTTTGAGCCAACATGGGAGTCGCTAAGTCAGTACAAAGCCCCTGAGTGGTTTCGCAATGCCAAGTTTGGTATCTGGGCGCACTGGGGTCCGCAATGTCAACCCGAGTTGGGCGACTGGTATGGTCGTTTTATGTACAACGAAGGAGGTTGGCAATATAACGCCCATGTTCAAAAATATGGGCATCCCTCAAAATTTGGATTCAAAGATGTGATCAACGAGTGGAAAGCCCAGAATTGGAATCCCGAAAAACTGGTGGCACTTTATAAACGTGTGGGTGCTCAGTATTTCTTTGCCATGGCCAACCACCACGACAACCTCGATTTGTGGAACAGCAAATACCAGGAATGGAATTCGGTGCGCGTTGGACCTAAAAAAGACATTGTAGCCGGTTGGGCTGCAGCGGCAAAAAAATACAAATTGCCTTTTGGTTTAAGTGTACATGCTTCACATACCTGGACATGGTTTGAAACTTCTCAACGCTCTGATACAGCAGGAGCCTTAAAAGGTGTGCCTTACGATGCTAAATTAACGAAAGCAGATGGCAAAGGTACCTGGTGGGAAGGACTTGATCCTCAAGAGCTTTATGAGCAAAACCATCCTATGAGCAATGGCAGCGAAAAAAACATTACCGCATTGTGGAGTCAGTGGGATTGGGATAACGGTGCAAGTACCCCCGATCAGAAATATTGCGATAAGTTTTACAACCGCACTATGGATTTGATTAACCTTTATCATCCTGATTTGCTTTATTTCGATGATTCTAAATTACCCCTTTACCCGGCTAGCGATGCAGGACTGAAAATTGCGGCGCACTACTACAATACCAATATGGCTCAACATAAAGGGAAGCTCGAAGCAGTTTTGTTTGGCAAGCAGTTGACCGAAGACCAAAAGAAATGTATGGTTTGGGATGTGGAGCGCGGTGCACCCGACAAACCGCAGGTGAACGCCTGGCAAACCTGTACCTGTATCGGCGATTGGCATTATAATAGGGGTATTTACGATAATGGCGGTTACAAATCGGCAGCTACGGTTATCCGGATGTTGATAGATATCGTAAGTAAAAACGGAAACCTGTTGCTCAATATTCCTGTTCGTGGCGATGGTACTATCGACGATAAGGAAGTGACTGTGCTCGAAGGTATTGCTGCATGGATGGAAGTAAACAAAGAGAGTATTTTCGATACTCGTCCGTGGAAAATTATTGGTGAAGGACCTTCGGTGGATGCGGTGAACAAGTTGGACGGTGCAGGTTTTAACGAAGGAAAACTGGCTTATACTGCAAAGGATGTTCGTTATGCCCAAAAGGGAAATGTGATTTATGCTACTGTAATGGGAGTTCCGGCTGAAGATATTTCGCTCAAATCGCTTGTGAAAAATCTTGGGAAACAAAAAATCAAGAAAATCGAACTGCTTGGCAGCAAGGAAAAGCTATCCTGGAAACAGAATTCAGATGTCCTTATCATTCAAAAACCAAAGAATATTCCCAACGATATAGCGGTTGTGTTTAAAATAGAACGGAAATAA
- a CDS encoding glycoside hydrolase family 97 protein, with product MKNRVVPIAKLVIALVLMTFSSSRVISQTVSVSSPNKKISVALYCQQNKTTGSWHLQVNYANSGKVSEVIPAIGLGLSRSDQDFSSELKFLKAGKAVSVNEQYTDVHGKRSRCSNAANEMVVAFENPSKAKLNLIIRAYNDGIAFRYEFPEKEGKFVMKDELTAYSIPDSTQRWLEKFNTANEGLYSTMNNGHEQTDWGYPALFNTADKSCWYLIHEADVDRSYCGTKLTNYGDKTKYKLTFPDQWNGRGKGESKPTITLPWKSPWRVVVVGNLADIVESTLVNDVSTPSKLTTTDWVKPGKASWNYWSDNHGTKDYKVVCDFADLAASMNWPYTLLDWEWDAMGNGGNLEDAVKYIYSKGLKPLIWYNSGGDHNWVSATPRDRMLTHENRVEEFTKLNKLGIVGVKIDFFESEKQDMIKYYLDILDDAAKFKIMVYFHGCLVPRGWQRTYPNLMTYEGVRGAEWYNNGPEFTPAAPAHNATLPFTRNVIGSMDYTPVTFTNSQYPHITSYGHELALSVVFESGFQHLADRPEGYYALPDAAKTFLKDVPNTWDNTKLLDGYPGQDIIMARQKGDKWYIGGINGENSEKTKTLKFDFLPDNSSYKLTLIADGNHDKDFKVQYMVVNKSSSVDVKLLRRGGFVASLVSEN from the coding sequence ATGAAAAACAGAGTTGTTCCGATTGCAAAACTTGTAATTGCTTTAGTGTTAATGACATTCAGTTCCAGCAGAGTAATCTCTCAAACCGTTTCAGTTTCGTCGCCAAATAAGAAAATCAGTGTAGCACTGTATTGCCAGCAAAACAAAACGACTGGGAGTTGGCATTTGCAGGTAAATTACGCAAATAGTGGCAAAGTTTCGGAAGTCATTCCGGCTATCGGTTTGGGCCTTTCGCGTAGTGATCAGGATTTTTCCTCTGAATTGAAATTTCTGAAAGCCGGTAAAGCCGTTTCGGTAAACGAACAATACACCGATGTTCACGGAAAACGCAGCCGGTGCAGTAACGCAGCCAACGAAATGGTGGTGGCTTTCGAAAATCCTTCCAAAGCCAAATTAAACCTGATTATCCGTGCGTATAATGACGGAATCGCTTTTCGGTACGAGTTCCCTGAGAAAGAAGGGAAATTTGTGATGAAAGATGAATTGACCGCCTATTCCATTCCGGATAGTACACAACGTTGGCTCGAAAAGTTTAATACAGCCAATGAAGGTTTGTACAGCACAATGAATAATGGTCACGAACAAACGGATTGGGGCTATCCAGCATTATTTAATACTGCGGATAAATCATGTTGGTATTTGATTCATGAGGCGGATGTAGACCGTTCGTATTGCGGTACTAAATTGACCAACTACGGGGATAAAACCAAATACAAGCTCACTTTCCCCGACCAATGGAACGGACGTGGAAAAGGGGAATCTAAGCCGACAATCACGCTTCCTTGGAAATCGCCGTGGCGCGTAGTGGTTGTGGGAAATTTGGCTGATATTGTTGAATCGACGCTTGTTAATGATGTGTCAACGCCTTCGAAACTGACTACTACCGACTGGGTAAAACCCGGTAAAGCCTCGTGGAACTACTGGTCGGACAACCACGGAACAAAAGACTATAAAGTGGTATGCGATTTTGCTGACCTTGCTGCTTCCATGAACTGGCCCTATACGCTGCTCGACTGGGAGTGGGATGCCATGGGCAATGGCGGTAATCTTGAAGATGCTGTTAAATATATCTATTCAAAAGGATTGAAACCGCTCATTTGGTACAACTCGGGTGGAGACCATAACTGGGTTTCAGCAACTCCAAGGGATCGTATGCTCACCCACGAGAACAGGGTGGAAGAATTCACCAAACTGAATAAGTTGGGAATCGTAGGCGTTAAGATTGATTTCTTCGAAAGTGAAAAGCAGGATATGATCAAGTATTATCTTGATATTTTGGATGATGCAGCTAAGTTCAAGATAATGGTTTATTTTCACGGTTGCCTGGTGCCACGCGGCTGGCAACGCACTTACCCGAACCTGATGACCTACGAGGGAGTTCGTGGTGCTGAGTGGTACAACAATGGGCCGGAATTTACCCCAGCTGCTCCTGCGCACAACGCTACACTGCCGTTTACGCGCAACGTGATTGGTTCGATGGACTATACGCCCGTCACTTTCACCAATTCTCAATATCCGCATATCACTTCGTATGGGCATGAGCTTGCTTTAAGTGTGGTGTTCGAATCGGGCTTCCAGCATCTGGCTGACCGTCCCGAAGGATATTATGCTTTGCCCGATGCGGCAAAAACTTTCCTAAAGGATGTTCCAAATACCTGGGATAACACCAAACTGCTCGATGGCTATCCCGGTCAGGACATTATCATGGCCAGACAAAAAGGCGATAAATGGTATATTGGCGGAATAAACGGCGAAAATAGCGAAAAAACCAAAACATTGAAATTCGATTTTTTACCGGATAATTCAAGCTATAAGCTCACATTAATCGCTGATGGCAACCATGATAAGGATTTCAAGGTGCAATACATGGTTGTAAATAAATCGAGTTCAGTTGATGTGAAATTGCTTCGCAGAGGTGGATTTGTTGCATCCTTGGTATCGGAAAATTGA
- a CDS encoding VPS10 domain-containing protein, protein MLLILTAFLAQRNIAQEKTFGYVKIGGGGYVCSVIESLSEQNVFYAKSDVGGIYKWNETTKDWTPLFAWVSPDETTYMGTEAFVIDPGSPNKLFAMAGTNYWNNGKSALLRSFDYGKTWEVYETTSKFKVDGNGLDRQKGETLAIDPANGNILYFGTRNSNGLFKSTDAGKTWNKVTTFPDSIGTAASFSFVLFDKDSATPEGCSTIIVGNHKTGNNLFISEDFGATWTSIGGFSKAKPQRCVLSPNDRNLYVTYANGDSADGYGGVYKYNMTTKQWTNISPATNRGYSGISLILNDPQKITCSTYNFWGSQQPWGWGDEIYYSATGGSTGLWVRKNSSTGSTMLTNGINWMQNHSMHWVGCVTMSNTKPGVVYAVSGNGVFMTDNIMASKPAWKVVSHGLEETVPCFQGMLSIPNGPLITAIGDVNGFVHTDIDQYPTASITQSVSMAYAPQNTSTIVRSVNKQKELSPGQFEYWNVVALSENNGSTWTELPVLPVKIAGGKASISADGKIILWQANNTATGNVLYWTDNKGVTWNKTATMPANAVPVPDGVDPLKFYLYNTTGKIYRSDDGAKTFNPISNVGSAGGSSVLKTIPGKAGHVWINNNGKIRYSTNEGVTFTTCNNYSCAAFSLGKEAPGNDYPTVYIWGKSLGSSPEGMCRSVDMGKTWIRANDDEHEWGHLANAGNIEADQNVYGRVYKSTAGMGIPWMGINTGTGVSANYADKNSIIGPNPFENSITLRANGVNIKSIDIYNLQGMQIQHIETDMYANESIDFGDDLISGVYLVNVRDTKCSQQYKIIKQ, encoded by the coding sequence TTGCTTTTAATTCTCACTGCCTTTTTAGCTCAAAGAAATATTGCACAAGAAAAAACATTTGGTTATGTGAAAATTGGCGGTGGCGGTTATGTATGCTCTGTAATCGAGAGTTTATCTGAACAAAATGTGTTTTATGCAAAAAGCGATGTGGGTGGTATTTACAAGTGGAATGAAACCACTAAAGACTGGACGCCTCTCTTTGCATGGGTTTCGCCCGATGAAACAACCTATATGGGAACTGAGGCTTTTGTCATTGATCCAGGCTCTCCCAATAAACTCTTCGCCATGGCAGGGACAAACTATTGGAACAATGGAAAAAGTGCTTTGTTGCGTTCGTTCGACTACGGAAAAACCTGGGAGGTTTATGAAACCACATCCAAGTTCAAGGTGGATGGAAATGGTTTGGATCGTCAAAAAGGAGAAACCTTAGCCATTGACCCTGCAAATGGAAATATACTTTATTTCGGCACACGCAATTCAAATGGCTTGTTTAAAAGTACCGATGCGGGTAAAACCTGGAATAAAGTAACCACTTTCCCCGATAGTATCGGCACTGCTGCCTCATTTAGTTTTGTTCTGTTCGATAAAGATTCGGCAACCCCAGAGGGTTGCTCGACTATCATCGTGGGTAATCATAAAACGGGAAACAACCTTTTTATCAGCGAAGATTTTGGAGCTACATGGACATCGATTGGCGGATTTAGCAAGGCAAAACCTCAACGTTGCGTATTATCGCCTAACGATAGAAATTTGTATGTAACCTATGCCAATGGTGATTCCGCCGATGGATATGGTGGGGTTTACAAATATAACATGACCACCAAACAATGGACAAATATTTCACCTGCAACCAATAGGGGATACAGCGGAATCAGTTTAATATTAAATGATCCACAGAAAATAACCTGTTCAACCTATAATTTCTGGGGCTCACAGCAACCATGGGGTTGGGGCGACGAGATTTATTACAGTGCAACCGGAGGTTCTACAGGTTTGTGGGTACGAAAAAATTCAAGTACTGGTAGCACAATGCTCACGAATGGCATTAATTGGATGCAGAACCACTCGATGCATTGGGTAGGTTGTGTTACCATGAGCAACACCAAGCCGGGCGTAGTATATGCGGTATCCGGAAATGGAGTGTTTATGACTGATAATATTATGGCTTCGAAACCTGCATGGAAAGTAGTTTCGCATGGTTTGGAAGAAACAGTGCCGTGTTTTCAGGGAATGCTTAGTATTCCTAACGGTCCGCTCATCACAGCCATTGGCGATGTAAACGGTTTCGTTCATACAGATATCGACCAATATCCAACAGCAAGTATTACACAGTCGGTGAGTATGGCTTATGCTCCGCAAAATACCAGCACAATTGTACGGTCGGTAAATAAACAAAAAGAATTGAGCCCCGGTCAATTTGAGTATTGGAATGTTGTTGCTTTAAGTGAAAATAACGGTAGCACATGGACTGAATTACCGGTATTGCCTGTTAAAATTGCAGGTGGTAAGGCCTCTATATCAGCTGATGGAAAAATAATTTTGTGGCAAGCAAATAACACTGCAACAGGCAATGTCCTGTATTGGACTGACAACAAAGGGGTGACATGGAATAAAACTGCCACAATGCCTGCCAATGCCGTTCCGGTGCCCGATGGCGTTGATCCGTTGAAATTTTATTTGTACAACACTACAGGTAAAATTTACCGAAGCGATGATGGTGCTAAAACGTTTAACCCGATTTCGAATGTGGGAAGTGCAGGCGGTTCGAGTGTGCTCAAAACCATTCCAGGAAAAGCCGGCCATGTATGGATAAATAATAACGGAAAAATAAGATACAGCACCAATGAAGGGGTAACGTTTACAACCTGTAATAATTACTCCTGTGCCGCATTTTCGCTCGGAAAAGAAGCTCCAGGGAACGATTATCCGACTGTTTATATTTGGGGAAAATCATTAGGTTCTTCGCCAGAGGGAATGTGTCGTTCGGTAGATATGGGGAAAACGTGGATTAGAGCCAATGATGATGAACATGAATGGGGTCATTTAGCCAATGCCGGTAATATTGAAGCAGATCAAAATGTTTACGGGAGAGTGTATAAAAGTACGGCAGGAATGGGAATTCCTTGGATGGGCATAAATACAGGAACCGGAGTTTCTGCGAATTATGCTGATAAAAATTCAATCATTGGGCCTAATCCGTTTGAGAATAGCATAACCCTTCGCGCAAATGGTGTAAATATCAAATCTATCGATATTTATAATCTTCAGGGAATGCAAATACAACATATTGAAACCGATATGTATGCGAATGAAAGTATTGATTTTGGTGATGATCTTATATCGGGTGTTTATTTGGTAAATGTACGTGATACAAAATGCTCTCAACAATACAAGATTATCAAACAGTAA
- a CDS encoding sialate O-acetylesterase, translating into MKSLVLILCFALSFSCMAKNQNTLVLPSLFSQHMVLQQKEEVVFWGKSNSEAEITIRGSWGETAKSKAAKDGKWTSKLRTPGAGGPYKIEISNADTTILIDDVLIGEVWLASGQSNMEMRLKGWPPADTVQNSKNEIASASYQGIRMFTVAQELSDTPLSDVKAVWNVCNPQNAPDLSATAYFFAREVHKKLGVPVGVINSSWGGTPAESWVSNAGLSGMDDFKELLKKISVSSLERKKINEWMKQLPAIDLSLTANSSGVNWSHLDLKDAEAATENFNDRSWKTMQLPSALERGGIGEFDGVVWFRKEFEITDEKPSSYKLSLGPIDDMDMTYVNGKLVGTTVKDGLWQSGRVYEIPEGLLKKGKNVISVKVMDTGGGGGIWGKKEQLFLQNSEGGRIELAGEWKYLPSAEYRNGKLYLFGIDQFKFQEKPFCSMDLTPGTPTALFNAMIAPLTSYKIKGVIWYQGEANVGNAKQYERLFPALITDWRKQWNSDVPFYFVQIAPWAYQNDYQKGKSQELRDAQRKALSLPGTGMVVSMDIGNNANIHPANKQDVGKRLALWAFAKTYGQKNTCSGPLYEKHRVEGQKIIISFSNTGSGLKQNGKMLDGFEIAGADKVFYPAKALIKDKNVMAWSDKVKAPVAVRYAWSDTASATLFNKEGLPASSFQSDY; encoded by the coding sequence ATGAAATCACTGGTTTTGATATTGTGCTTTGCTCTCTCGTTCAGTTGCATGGCAAAGAATCAAAATACTCTTGTGCTGCCATCACTTTTTTCCCAACACATGGTGCTTCAGCAGAAGGAGGAAGTTGTTTTTTGGGGAAAAAGTAATTCCGAAGCAGAAATAACCATCAGGGGAAGCTGGGGAGAAACAGCAAAATCAAAAGCGGCAAAGGATGGCAAATGGACTTCCAAACTGAGAACACCTGGTGCTGGAGGTCCATATAAAATCGAGATATCCAATGCAGATACCACTATCCTGATTGACGATGTATTGATTGGAGAAGTCTGGCTTGCATCGGGTCAATCAAATATGGAAATGAGGCTTAAAGGTTGGCCTCCTGCTGATACGGTGCAGAATTCAAAAAATGAAATTGCTTCTGCATCTTATCAGGGAATCAGAATGTTTACAGTTGCTCAAGAACTTTCTGATACTCCTCTCAGTGATGTAAAGGCTGTGTGGAATGTATGTAATCCGCAAAATGCTCCGGACTTAAGTGCCACAGCTTATTTCTTTGCGAGGGAGGTTCACAAAAAACTTGGTGTGCCTGTAGGTGTTATCAACTCCTCTTGGGGAGGTACGCCGGCTGAGTCCTGGGTAAGCAATGCAGGTCTTTCAGGAATGGATGATTTTAAAGAACTTCTTAAAAAAATCAGCGTGTCTTCTCTGGAAAGAAAAAAGATCAATGAATGGATGAAGCAGTTGCCTGCGATTGATCTGAGTCTCACGGCCAATTCATCTGGAGTCAACTGGTCTCACCTTGACCTGAAAGATGCAGAAGCTGCGACAGAAAATTTCAATGACAGGTCATGGAAAACGATGCAACTTCCTTCTGCATTGGAACGAGGCGGAATTGGGGAGTTTGACGGAGTTGTATGGTTCAGGAAAGAGTTTGAAATTACAGATGAAAAACCTTCATCCTATAAGTTATCGCTGGGTCCAATTGACGACATGGATATGACTTATGTGAACGGAAAGCTGGTAGGGACGACTGTAAAGGATGGACTATGGCAGTCGGGACGTGTGTATGAAATACCCGAAGGTCTTCTAAAAAAAGGCAAGAATGTGATTTCTGTCAAAGTGATGGATACAGGAGGCGGAGGCGGAATTTGGGGAAAGAAAGAACAGCTTTTTCTCCAAAATTCTGAAGGTGGCAGGATTGAACTGGCGGGAGAGTGGAAATATCTTCCTTCTGCAGAATACAGAAATGGGAAACTCTATCTCTTTGGAATTGATCAATTTAAATTCCAGGAGAAACCTTTCTGCAGCATGGATCTTACACCAGGTACACCGACAGCATTATTTAACGCCATGATTGCGCCTTTGACCTCTTATAAGATAAAAGGTGTAATATGGTATCAGGGTGAAGCCAATGTAGGAAATGCAAAGCAATACGAAAGACTTTTCCCTGCTCTTATTACCGATTGGAGAAAGCAGTGGAATAGTGATGTTCCTTTTTATTTTGTACAGATCGCTCCCTGGGCTTACCAAAATGATTATCAGAAAGGAAAATCGCAAGAGCTGAGAGATGCGCAACGGAAAGCACTTTCTCTTCCAGGTACAGGAATGGTTGTTTCAATGGATATAGGAAACAATGCAAATATCCATCCGGCGAATAAACAGGATGTCGGGAAAAGGCTCGCTTTATGGGCATTTGCAAAAACGTATGGCCAAAAAAATACCTGTTCGGGTCCATTGTATGAAAAACATAGAGTAGAAGGGCAAAAAATTATTATAAGTTTCTCGAATACCGGAAGCGGATTGAAACAAAACGGGAAAATGCTGGATGGCTTTGAAATTGCAGGAGCAGATAAAGTATTTTATCCGGCAAAAGCTTTGATTAAGGATAAGAATGTGATGGCGTGGTCTGATAAAGTAAAAGCACCGGTTGCAGTAAGATATGCATGGTCTGATACGGCATCTGCCACTTTGTTTAACAAAGAAGGATTGCCTGCTTCTTCTTTTCAATCAGATTATTGA